The window AAGCATTTGGTTTTAATAGAGAAAACAAGCATTTAACCTCTTTCAACACTTTCCTTAGAATCAAAGCACACAATTTAACTCTCTCACAAGGGGAATTCACTCTATTCACTCAAAGTGTTTAGGGTAATCAATAAGCACTCGAATCAAAACATAAACATGTCATTACCATAAGTTTGCTCAAAGATCAAATCGCCACCACTTGGAATGAAAGTATGCAATCAATCAACGAGTCTTTGTTCAAGGTTGTAACAGGGCTTAGGTAAGAGTGTGaagagaaaggaaattttgGGTGAAAATAAGAATAGTAAGCCAAAGTAAATAACGTGAGTCTGCAATTAACGAAAATTACAATTCAGtccacttttttttctttttctctttttttaagATAACAAGACGCAACTAAAATAAGGAGATAGCTTTAAGAAATAAGCTATTGATAACAAGTGTTCAAGCATAATGAGGATATTGGAATGACGTTTGAATGCTTGACACTTAATATAGGAAGAGTAACATGAAACAAGTTCTTGTAGGATGaactttgtttatttatttattttattttttattttttttgacatAACATTAAAAGAAGGGGGTGGTGAAAAGTTCACCCCACCTATGCTAATAGTTGACTGAAAATATTGATAATTGCAGAGAAAGGATTCGACTTactaattcttaaaaaaaagggGTAATTTAGAAGGATAAAAGTGAAAGGGAAAAGGATGAAATGAGGTGTGTCAATGAAGGAAAAGGGCTAGAGGCTCAAAAGGGCTAACTAATGGACAAGAGTAGGGTATGCTATTTAAGAATTCAAAAGTGGATATACCTAAATGCCCAAATCATTTTGAAAGCACACAATCATCTATGTGGTCTTGAAATGCATCAAAGAGCAAATTCTAGAATGAACAAGTTATGTTTGATTAAACACACAACAAGAAATATGGAGCAATAAGTGATGAATTGCTCAAAAGGCTCAAAAGCTCACATATGTTATAGAGTTAAATCTTGCACTTTTTCATCCAATTCCAATGTTAAAAATAGCAAAAATGCCcaaatttttgaggaaaaactACTTTGATACTTGCTTTCATCATTCAtcaaaacttaaatttgaagaaTGCATATCATGTTAAAAATCAATGCAAAACAGTTGTATAAAAAAGAAATGGGGTTCCAAAACttgttttgacttttttttttacttttggaAACATTTAGGCAATTGATGCAGATGTTGGTTACAATCAATGATTtccctccccacacttaaaatctACATTGTCCCCAATGTATGCATAAGCAAACGGCTCAGAAAGATAAAGATAGAGATATAGAAAACGTCCCTTAACTGAGCCGATGCCGATAACAGATCAAAGAGttggtggaggaggtggagcGAAACCCAAAAAATTACAAAGCTCTTCCACAATGTGAGTTAGTTTCCTGACTTCATCCTTCAGTTCTTGATTTTGAGTCAATAATTTCTGAATATCCGAACTCGAAGACGAAGAAGGCTCACCATCCTCAAAAACATTGTCACTTTCATCTACTCGCTTCCGCTTGGCGATTTTCTTGGGTTCCCCATAATCCCCAGATGGGAAGAAAGTAGAAGGTTCCTACGCAGAAGAAACTAAACCCATCCTTTTTGCATTTTGGATCTGCTAGTAGGAGGAATTTTAGAACCTTTTGCTTTGGTTTTCTGCTTGTGACTGGAAGAAGGGACTGCTCCGATCATGTCCTCTGATGGGTCCTCTGTTGTTGCTGATTTTTATGGCGAAGGGGCGAACGGAACATCGATTTTCATTGTTCTAGCGGCGCACTTCCTTCCCATAACTTTAAGAAAGGAACAGATGGGAAGAGATGAGAAAGAAAAACTTCAGCTAAAACCCTTATGTTTTGGTGATCGGAGATGAAACGCGAACGGCGGTCGCCGCTGCTGTTCGCCGCCGTTGCTGCACAAGAATGTCGAAGGAAAGAGAAATAGTTAGGTTAGAATTTGGGTAGCATATGACACTTATCTGTTTGATttgtttattattaaattataaatgaCCGCTTGATCTTTTATTATTTGAATAAAGCAAAACCAAAACAACACTTCACgattttttagttttattttttttttttgatttttttcaacttttttttatataattatgatataaattaattaattaaagaaaactattaataaaagaaaaactaataaaataaataaataaataaataaaaatggtagagaaagaaaaaaagaacagaGACTAATTTTGCTTAAGTTGTGGGCACGTCAATCGTCAATGCACTTATACAATAAAAGCTGTAACCAGTTTTTCATAAGCCATGGGCATGGTTAAAACAAAATTGGTTTCTGCTTCTATTTGACCAAAAGGTTATAATTTGACACGTGGTCACGGCTTAAACGAAATTAGCCCCTGAAATTCAAACTAAAAATTAACAATACTAAAAAAAAGGTTATTTaatgggttgcctcccaagagcGCAATTATTTAACGTCGCTATGCTCGACGAACTTCCTTTTCTAATCGTTCTCATAATATGGAAGTTCCACACTCAACTCCGACTCtggttcctctttgaaaccttcATGAAACACTTTCAAGTGATGCTCATTTACTTTGAAAACTTTATCCATCTCGATGCTCTTGATCTCAACTGTACCACAAGGAAAACTGTTAATCACAACAAAATGACCAATCCAACGAGAATGTAACTTACCGGACATGAGTTTCAATCGAGAACTATATAATAAAACTTTTTGTCCGATTTGAAATTGTTTTCTCAAGATCATACTATCATGAAACAACTTCGTATTCTCCTTATAAATTCTCGAATCATCATAAACTTCCAAATGTAGCTCCTTAAGTTCTTGCACTTGCAATTTTCGATTTAAATCAGCTTCCTCTAAAAATATTCGATGTATGCAAGCGGATGGGCTAATGCCTTTGATGTTGGCTAAAGTCCAACCAATTTCCATTTTGTGCTCTTGAAGAACTTTGATCAAACTTTCTTCTTGCTCTGTAGTTAAGCTTTTTGCAATTATCATCATAAGTGTCTCATCTTCTCCCAAGTGGACATACTTCACATTATCCGGCAAAATGTTCAATTCGACTATTAGAGCCTGCAAAATAGAAGGTAACATTTTCTTGTAAGTATTGGGCAtttcaatttcaaatttttCTATACCTTTTTTCATCTCATTCGATGAATCATCACTTGCTTGTTCACCTTCTTCCAACTCACATAGACTCTCTTTTTCTTGAAAATTCTCCTGCACAAGTGAGTCAATTACATCAACATGATAAACAGTACTTGAATTTTCAGGGTATTTCATGGTATCAAAAATATTGAATTTTACAATCTCTCCGTCAAATTCTACGGAGAGAGTACCCTCATGAACATCAATCTTTGTTCTTGCTGTTTTCATAAATGGCCTTCCAAGTAGCAAAGGTGCTGAATTTCTAGATGCATCATTCTCCATTTTCAAAATATAGAAATCAACTGGAAAAATCAATTCATTCACCTGCACCAAAACATCTTCCACAACTCCTTCCGGGTAAGAGTTAgaacgatcagctaattgaatCACTACCCTAGTTTCTTTCAAAGGTCCCAAATTAAGAGCATTATAAATAGAATAAGGCATTACATTTATTGATGCTCCTAAATCTAGCATGGCATGTTCAATTCGTTTATTTCCAATAACACAAGGCATCGTAAACATGCCTGGGTCCTTACATTTAGTAGGTAGACTCTTTTTAATCACAGCTGAAACATTTTCCCCCACCCTTACTCTTtcatcaattttcaattttctctTATTTGTGCAAAATTCCTTCAAAAGTTTAGCATACATTGGAATTTTCTTTATGGCATCAAGTAGTGGAGTGTTTACCTCTACCTTTCGAAAGGTTTCCAATACCTCTTTCTCATAGTCGTCCTTTGATTTTGCGAACCTTGAAGGAAAAGAAGCCAATTTAGATGGAATTAATGGAATGGGATTACAGTTTACCTTGGGATCTTTCTTAGCTACAGTGGGTGGTTCTTTTTGTTTCTCTTCTCTTGTTGGAGGTGGACTTGATTGAACTTCCTCCCCACTTAGTAATGTGATTGCACAAGCATTTTCCTTTGGGTTCACCATAGTTTGGGAAGTTAGTTTTCCAGAATTTTGCGCCTCCAATTTGTGAACTGATGTAGTTAATTGAGCCACTTGGCTTCCCAAATTCTGAATTTCTGCCTCCATTTTCTGTTGAAATTTAAAAGTACTTTCAGCAAGGCTTTTAACAATGTCTTCCAAAGGCATACCTGAGTTAGAGGTTGAAGGTTTATATGGTTCGTGCACTTGAGGCTGTCTACTATATGACTGATTTTGAAACCTTGGCTGTCCTCCTTGACTTCCATAATTAAAATTTGGATGATCCCTCCATCCTGAATTGTAAGTGTTAGAATAAGGATCATAATTTCgttgtggttgtcctaaaaatcCTCCAATAGCATTTGCTTGTTGGAAATCTTCTTGTAATGATGGGCACTCATCAGTATGATGTCCCACACTTGAACATACTCCACATACCTTTTCGGGTTGCACTTTGTCTGCTGCAATTTGACGCACCAAAGAAACTAATTCAGCAAATTTATTTTCAATGTTAGAATTATTTACCTCATTAACTTGCTTGGTGGTGCTGTTTGATCTTGTTCCAAATTGTTGGgagttttcagccatagtggagATTAATTGTCTTGCCTCATCGGGTGTCTTATTCACCAACGCTCCTCCACTAGCTGCATCAATCATGCTTCTATCAATTGGAGCCAAtccttcataaaaatattggatAAGGATTTGTTCGGGTATTTGATGATGTTGGCAACTAGTGCACAGTTGCTTGAACCTTTCCCAATATTCATATAAGGTTTCTCCACAAGCTTGTCTAATTCCACATATCTCCTTTCTAATATTTGCTGCACGTGAAGATGGAAAGAATTTCTCAAGAAATAACCTTTGCATTTCTGTCCATGTCGTGATAGATCCCGATGGAAGATAGTACAACCAATCCTTAGCCTTATCttttaaagaaaaaggaaaggctcGTAGTTTAACTTGCTCTTCGGTTACTCGTTTGGGTTTCAAACCAGAACAAACGACATGAAATTCCTTCAAATGTTTATGAGGATCTTCACCTGTAAGACCATGAAAAGAAGGGAGTAAGTGAATTAATCCAGATTTGGGAACTCAATGCAAAATGATTGGCGATTTAAATTGGGTGCTGCAAAATCCCTTAATGTTCTATTTCCAGCCATCGTCTCTTCCTCActttgaaaaacaaaattttctCCGATTTCTTCAAAACTTTCTAAAGACGATGAATAAACACTCCTTTCGTTTGTTTCTTTTCTTAACCTCCgtatttctttttctatttcagAAATAAATATTCGTTCACTTCCACGGGAGGTGCGGGtcataaaaagtataaaaaacaaaggaaaatgaATCAAGAAACTAAAttgttccccggcaacggcgccaaattTTGGCGGGTCTGTCGAAGCCCGACAAAATAGATTTATAGTTTTTTACCGATTTCTCTATTGGACTACAATTTGATTTGTAATAATAGTAAGAGCAGGTCGAATCCCAAGAGAACAATTAACCTCTTAATTCAAAtaagcaaataaaataaaaaggggggttttgattttgatggatgattaaatcaaattaaacaagtaaagTAAATGAGAATTCAATAATGAGAAAGACCTGATTCAAGAGATTGGATTCATTGGGCGTTTGTTGATCCTTGGTTATGATgaacaaattgaaattcaaatcTTTGATTAAAGAGTATAAGGATTACCTAATTCACTCTTTCACTTTCCCTTAATTCATCAATTTAAATGAAGCATCTAAATCAACCtagttattaagaaaaagggaatgAAGCATATCCAATTTCTCAATAACCGCATTAGGATTAAGAAAGTTTATCAAATCAATTCCTATTGAGAGGAACGTCGACAAACAATAGCAATTGACTGAATTTGCTTCCCAATCAATCTTAAGCAAAAACTCAATTACTCAAGATCGATTTTTGCTACTTGTTGTAATTCATTCAAGACAACTACGGATCAAGAATAAATACTTAGCAATAGAAGATCGAATACGATTCGATAATCATAAAaagaattgaagaagaaaatcagaacttgaattaatacttgaagaaattaatacaTGAAACCTCACAACTTTCAACCTAATGAAATCCCTCTTGAATCAGAAGATGAAACTTAGCTACTCATAATGAAAACAATTCAacaatacaattgaaaatttttAAAACCTCGTTCTCCTCTCTAAGGAATGTTAAGCCTCTATTTATAGGGGGAAAACCCtaagaagaaagactaaaatatccttaagagataaggaaagaaaataaatatctaattaattaatgattaaaTAGAGATAATAGGGAATATTCAAATcctaactaaaataaaatacatttaaataagataatatcccaaaatcaaatttgaaaatatcTTCTTATCTCTTCCAAATTCGTCCAGCCACGTGCCCACGCCTTAACTGAAGTTGGCTGTTGTTTCTCAGTTACAACTGAGACAGGACGTGCCCACGCCTTAACTGAAATTGGCCTCTGATTTGCAAATACTCCAAATTGCTCCAAAAGGCcactaattttcagattttTCACCAAACATCTAAACTTTCTCccaaaacaaaatatgaaacaaaaaaatcaattaaacacCAAATGTTTCCAAATTACATAGAATAAGATAGAAAGCAACAAGACTAAAATGGTCTTGTCACCCCTCTTCGCCTACGACCGGATATATCTATACCACGCAATTTCGTGtggcgtggtgtatcatcctcgtcgtccatatctagacgacgagcagacgacggatttcccacccctagtaggccgctccgtctaataaaaaattatactgaaGTTAATcttaaatgtaaataaatattacactaaattataaattgcactaaattaatttaaatgtaaataatataaatatttaaaaaaaaaacacccaagggcatatgaacatcacgccctaACCTTAGGTCGAGCgtttgaacatcacgcccgacctttGGTgagggcatgtggctatcacgcctgaACCACTGGTCGGGCATGATTATCTCACGTcggaaccacaggtcgggcgtgattgTCTCACGCCTGACTGCGATTCCGGTGAATTCAAAAAAAGCCCCACAGATTTCAGTTCGATGtaaaaatcaacgaaataaaacggtaaatcttaccattttcgcTTTTCCTTTACGGATTttgtcaccatccatgattcggttcaATAATTTTTCCGGATTTGAGCAAAGATTgtatagggttcttgagaggttttgggttttttcaaatttagtgcaaagggtagttcggtgTATTCCCGGGGCTAGAAGTATAAATTAGTGGCCGGATATAGTaacccacaaaaaaaaaaaaaaagtttaaaagtttgtgGTGTAGACGTGGGAGAAGCAAAAGCTTTTGGGCCAATttgaaaaggaaagaaagataTTTATGCACCAATAATTAAGATGGTTGATGTAGTAAAGTATTCTTATTTTAGGCtgtacttttttctttttttgaaataattttaGGCTGTACTTGATTAGTTGGGAGAATTGAAGTTGGTGATATTTCATTTTTGATTCATTAATTCAATGatcttttatttaaatatattgagttcttcgttttttttatcacattaaacCATCGATGaccaaaaatcaaatttaaacaTAAAATTTGGTTGATATAGAGTTAATTATTCATTTCATctgcattcgaaatttgtactttttcactgtttgaaaaCGGGTTTGGATGTATAATATAGCTatagaaaaactgtaaaaaccttaataaaaagtatatttttttaatttcaaatacaaatgaaattaataatatattttaaacagaACCAGATATTTacaatttactaatttagtaaGTAAATGTTTAataagaccaaaaataaattatcagCACTTAATTCATTGGTTGATGCTGAAATCAGTTTATAATCCTAGACTTAACTTTTGCTATAAGATTTCAATTGACTATTATAAAGTTTTCACATTTTAAGCTTAGTGATGCTGCTAATCGAATTTCATTacggtttttttttgttagaattTGATTACGGTTGTTAATTTCAAACACATATAATTgatattattatcatttttaccttttacactatatataaattaaataggataaataatttattagttcctgaGTTTATGCATATTACACTAGTTACTCTCTctgtttttaaaaacacactATAACATCCATAAGTTTTGACAAAACTAACTACTTAGTCCTCCattcataaattatataaaaaatgacaGGTTTGCCCTTCTATcactaattaattttcatctatatttaattaaattgtatcaaattttatttatatcaataattaaaattattttaataaataattataaataaaatgataaatttatcaATCTACCATAAATTAGTTTAGTGTTTCATAATATTCGATAaatcaatatattaaaaaatcaatGTATTATTTAACTATTTTTTTCTAAACCAATTAATATTGAGTTGATTGGTAAAAGACTTCAAGTCGCTTAAACTAAAGATCTTTAGTatacgtaaaaaaaaaattaattgctaGAGAATCCTCTTAAAGGGTGTCTAACGAATCTTGAACCGAGCAAtcagataaattatatataaaaatatttttgtacTAAAATAGTttgtaataaaattaattagaaatttttcataaattttaattttactcattaggttaaaaaaattaataactaTTTAACTTATATTTCATTAaccaattattatttaataaattagaaaCTCAATAATGCATATATAACAATTaccatatttttatataaacgatatatttaaattataatactaaattattataaaattgattatgtatttttaattaaaaatacactataatataattttattactaatattattttttattcttgaaaatataataaataaaattcgaTAAAACTTAATTAAACATATAAAAAAGTTAATTAGTGGCAGAAGGGAAAATTTGTCATTTTCTATAAAATTTATGGACGGAGAGACTAAGTAGTTAGTTTTATCAAAACTCATGGATGTTATAGTGTATTTCGAAAAACAAAAGGACTAACCAGTGTAATATACACAAACccaaggactaataaattatttacccaattaaATAATACGAATTATAACACAATAACTCATTTTAATACTTTTAGGGTACGTTGTAATACAATGTAGGGCCCGTTtagttcagctgttagctaatagccgttgcggttgttgttagctgtttgcagtaagctgttagctctttaattactagtgtttggtaaaattttattgaactgacatgttttaaattaatcaacgatgaaattatgaaaggaaaaatgtgaaaaaatgcttataatgtttacaactaggaataattttactcttaacgtctaaaatgatacaattttacctaTAACGCTGGcaactaagagcaattttatccataacattgacaagtcgggtcgatttcagatattattagaaaacatatatattttatttcttattatacacaaattgcacatatcagtagttttaaaaaagagatttcattttttttttttgtgatttaataataaaattgaaaattaatatttataaattcggcgaaatatttgaatttttttggtctaactcgtacaaaagacaatattttttattttcttaaaaatattttatgtctaatcatatgtttgtgatctgttactaacgatgataaaatgatacacatgtgaagtgtaaatgataatattcatgaccaagaagacaatttgataaattatttctcaaattgaccctacttgtcaatgttagaggcaaaattgattttggctgccaacattaggagtataattgcaccattttagacgttaaaagtaaaattgctgctatctataaatgttaggggtatttttgcaccttatcctattataaaataaaaaatgtgttacacaaattaataaaaataatctatataaaaaataaaaaatttattgaacgcaataaaaccttgttcttccggtaattatgttgtagaaatataaataatgttacatattttgtggaaataagaatgataattttatcaataagaaataactacaaacaactgtttatgaaaagctccaaatatgagcttttcgtgaaacgctccaaaacggtGCAGTTTCCGAAAAAAatgctaagcgccgctgttatataaacctaaccaaacgctatttTTTCtgtggtttggagtgaaacgctaaacgctcatccgaaaagctgaaacaaacaccctcgtAATGTAATCAAGATTATAATGTAATCAAATGTGTAATGTAATTGAATGAAATAATgattctattaccatgtttgtttgacaaattttaataaaattaataaagtgCAATTATTATTACAATACGTATATGTTTATTTAGTTAAATGCAttttttatgcttttttttcatttttcacatttttacgTTTCTTTTATTtagtgtttttatattttttgttgaaataataaacttataattaacagtgttttaatttggttgattgTATTATCTAAGAGTCATCTTTATTTACATAGAGTTATGTCGTTTACCAATAACcatgtttgtaatctataaatagcTATTAATACAAGCAGTAAGGCAAAAGAATTTTCTTCCAGTAATTTTACTCTTCGTCTGTACatgtgaaagtttatttatttgatccaacattttttcctttttctttcatttttcactttttcctGCTTTTCGATTTTTCCGTTGTTTTTCCCGTTTTGCTCTTTTccgttttttcacattttttatgaTACCACTAAACAAAACATGGTAATTATGATGGGCATTCCATTACAACGCTTTATTATGAGTTTCTAATTAATGTTTTGCTTTATTTAAAAATGGCAGATGAGAGATTCTTGACAAACGGTTATCTAGACATTGTAATAGACTGGATTCCAGGGATGAAAGGCATCCGTTTGAAGGATCTTCCTAGTTTTTTCCGAAC of the Euphorbia lathyris chromosome 7, ddEupLath1.1, whole genome shotgun sequence genome contains:
- the LOC136235306 gene encoding uncharacterized protein, whose product is MDDEDDTPRHTKLRVPKSGLIHLLPSFHGLTGEDPHKHLKEFHVVCSGLKPKRVTEEQVKLRAFPFSLKDKAKDWLYYLPSGSITTWTEMQRLFLEKFFPSSRAANIRKEICGIRQACGETLYEYWERFKQLCTSCQHHQIPEQILIQYFYEGLAPIDRSMIDAASGGALVNKTPDEARQLISTMAENSQQFGTRSNSTTKQVNEVNNSNIENKFAELVSLVRQIAADKVQPEKVCGVCSSVGHHTDECPSLQEDFQQANAIGGFLGQPQRNYDPYSNTYNSGWRDHPNFNYGSQGGQPRFQNQSYSRQPQVHEPYKPSTSNSGMPLEDIVKSLAESTFKFQQKMEAEIQNLGSQVAQLTTSVHKLEAQNSGKLTSQTMVNPKENACAITLLSGEEVQSSPPPTREEKQKEPPTVAKKDPKVNCNPIPLIPSKLASFPSRFAKSKDDYEKEVLETFRKVEVNTPLLDAIKKIPMYAKLLKEFCTNKRKLKIDERVRVGENVSAVIKKSLPTKCKDPGMFTMPCVIGNKRIEHAMLDLGASINVMPYSIYNALNLGPLKETRVVIQLADRSNSYPEGVVEDVLVQVNELIFPVDFYILKMENDASRNSAPLLLGRPFMKTARTKIDVHEGTLSVEFDGEIVKFNIFDTMKYPENSSTVYHVDVIDSLVQENFQEKESLCELEEGEQASDDSSNEMKKGIEKFEIEMPNTYKKMLPSILQALIVELNILPDNVKYVHLGEDETLMMIIAKSLTTEQEESLIKVLQEHKMEIGWTLANIKGISPSACIHRIFLEEADLNRKLQVQELKELHLEVYDDSRIYKENTKLFHDSMILRKQFQIGQKVLLYSSRLKLMSGKLHSRWIGHFVVINSFPCGTVEIKSIEMDKVFKVNEHHLKVFHEGFKEEPESELSVELPYYEND